In the genome of Thunnus maccoyii chromosome 15, fThuMac1.1, whole genome shotgun sequence, one region contains:
- the LOC121912886 gene encoding SH2 domain-containing adapter protein E-like, producing MAKWFKEFPINLKNGTDRIRSVSESGSQPRAGKAGLVASIGTKSAGSKTGHRKNSSTDSTSGGGGGGGGGGGGGGGVGSLLSGRNRKNSAIDLSRNGVGSPKDGKVWDSLLSGKSRKNSKAEPVFEEQQRPLKNSASANAYISRLIRVDKQDKSPNFNSGTITNQVVPEAEKPAQCKSETVIILEDYADPFDAQKTREQREAERVGENDGYMEPYDAQQMITEIRRRGSKDLLKVCLLMEGSEGTVAVEESQPATLQIYDVPYEGSGDGEKTAITRPELDPRPSTEYELPWEWKKEHIVKTLSAQFDSPERSVKDETPHLTLTRQPQHLPAQPPQHQHLRQKSWTQKILKSSTHTLSTSSSNPGSSPETEACCVDPTLPLDKQSWYHGCVTRQEAEFQLQSCKEASFLVRNSESDNSKYSIALKTSQGCVHIIVAQTKENGYTLDQSSCVFPSIPEVVHHYCTQRLPFNGAEHMTLLHPVSRIH from the exons ATGGCAAAGTGGTTCAAGGAGTTCCCCATCAATCTGAAGAATGGTACCGACAGGATCCGCTCAGTCTCCGAATCAGGCTCACAACCAAGAGCCGGTAAAGCCGGGCTGGTGGCCAGCATTGGTACCAAATCTGCAGGCTCTAAAACGGGTCATCGCAAAAACTCCTCTACTGACAGTAcaagcggaggaggaggaggaggaggtggtggtggtggtggtggtggtggagttgGATCTCTCCTGTCCGGGAGAAACCGCAAGAACTCAGCCATAGACTTGAGTAGAAACGGTGTTGGTtcccctaaagatggaaaagtTTGGGACAGCCTCCTGTCTGGGAAGAGTCGCAAGAACTCCAAAGCGGAGCCAGTGTTTGAGGAGCAGCAAAGACCTCTGAAAAACTCCGCATCCGCCAACGCGTACATCAGCCGGCTGATCCGAGTGGACAAACAGGATAAAAGCCCCAACTTCAACAGCGGTACCATCACTAATCAAGTGGTACCGGAAGCAGAGAAACCAGCTCAGTGCAAATCAGAAACA GTGATCATCCTCGAGGATTATGCAGATCCCTTTGATGCTCAGAAGACCAGAGAgcaaagagaggcagagagagttGGGGAGAATGATGGTTACATGGAGCCTTACGATGCCCAGCAGATGATTACCG AGATCAGACGTCGTGGATCCAAAGACCTGCTGAAGGTGTGTTTGTTGATGGAGGGGAGTGAGGGAACCGTGGCGGTGGAGGAAAGTCAGCCTGCGACATTACAGATCTACGATGTCCCGTATGAGGGAAGCGGTGACGGTGAGAAGACGGCAATCACAAGGCCAGAGCTGGATCCTCGTCCCTCCACTGAGTACGAGCTGCCCTGGGAGTGGAAAAAGGAACATATTGTCAAAACTCTGTCAG CACAGTTTGACAGCCCTGAACGGTCAGTCAAAGACGAGACACCTCACCTCACGCTCACTAGGCAGCCGCAACATCTGCCAGCACAGCCACCGCAGCATCAGCACCTGAGGCAGAAAAGTTGGACCCAGAAGATCCTGAAATCCTCCACTCACACCCtgtccacttcctcctccaacCCCGGAAGCAGCCCTGAAACTGAGGCCTGCTGTGTTGACCCCACCCTGCCCCTGGACAAACAGAG CTGGTACCACGGCTGTGTGACTCGGCAGGAGGCGGAGTTCCAGCTGCAGTCCTGCAAAGAGGCTAGCTTCCTGGTCAGGAACAGCGAGTCGGACAACAGCAAGTACTCCATCGCCCTCAA AACAAGCCAAGGCTGCGTTCATATCATTGTTGCCCAGACCAAAGAAAACGGCTACACCCTGGACCAGAGCAGCTGCGTGTTCCCCAGCATCCCAGAGGTGGTGCACCACTACTGCACTCAGCGCCTGCCTTTCAATGGCGCCGAGCACATGACCCTGCTGCACCCAGTGTCTCGCATCCATTAA
- the pygo2 gene encoding pygopus homolog 2 isoform X1 — protein MAAESGRLLAGQGKRSKASQMKSPEKKKARKSTTQAAGFSHLTEFAPPPTPMVDHLVASNPFDDDFGPPSRPSGAGGPGGAPFLPSPGAGGGGGYGGGGRMSVGMGFMGGPAGPGGGQPGRRPPFGPPANAGPHHQLGFGGMPGFGGGGGSGSGGGGGGGGGFPPGGPSQFNIPPNFSPPMHPGPGFNPMLSPGAMGGPGGGGPPHPRFGMPPQQQHGQGGHPFNSPPLPGGGGPRGPPHGPMPPMGGMGPGPGMNMMSGMGGGPGGNMVGGLPGMPPQGQFPPSQDGSYPGPSPPGPGNEDGKNFGGGGPPPGPQQQQQQQQQQQLNLNPNGPPPNNTTPGPPPNSGPPQPGGGFPGHPDVQQPNANTSGQPPSAPPQHNPNSSPTGPLNGSGQPQHPPPNQLQPPSNTNTPNSNNSTQQQQQSTPPNSAPGSTPHSQQNNTPGAGGPMSNAASNSGQNSMTNNNGGNTPGSNPNPPSNSTSTPNTQSPLPPGPAAPSTGPGSGPGKPGGPGMVFPCGLCMAEVHDDQDAILCEASCQRWFHRDCTGLTEPAYGLLTRESAAVWACDFCIKTKDIQAVFVRQGLGQLVAANES, from the exons ATGGCTGCCGAATCGGGGAGACTACTGGCGGGACAAGGAAAACGAAGCAAAG CTTCACAGATGAAGAGCCCGGAGAAGAAGAAGGCGAGGAAATCTACGACACAG GCGGCAGGGTTCTCTCACCTCACTGAGTTTGCACCTCCTCCGACCCCCATGGTGGACCACCTGGTCGCCTCCAACCCCTTCGACGATGACTTTGGGCCCCCGTCTCGACCTAGTGGGGCAGGTGGACCAGGTGGAGCTCCATTTCTTCCAAGTCCAGGTGCAGGCGGAGGAGGTGGGTATGGAGGAGGTGGAAGAATGAGCGTAGGCATGGGCTTCATGGGAGGCCCGGCAGGACCAGGCGGCGGCCAGCCTGGGCGGAGGCCACCATTCGGCCCTCCAGCTAACGCTGGACCTCACCACCAGCTAGGCTTTGGAGGAATGCCTGGCTTTGGGGGGGGCGGTGGGAGCGGcagtgggggaggaggaggaggaggtggtggattCCCCCCTGGTGGCCCTTCTCAGTTCAATATACCACCAAACTTCAGTCCACCCATGCACCCTGGACCAGGATTCAACCCCATGTTGTCTCCAGGAGCTATGGGAGGTCCCGGAGGAGGTGGGCCACCCCACCCTCGATTTGGTATgcctccacagcagcagcacggACAGGGTGGGCACCCATTCAACAGCCCCCCATTACCTGGTGGTGGAGGCCCCAGAGGGCCCCCACATGGGCCCATGCCTCCCATGGGTGGCATGGGGCCTGGTCCAGGGATGAACATGATGAGTGGCATGGGTGGTGGCCCCGGAGGCAACATGGTGGGAGGCTTACCAGGTATGCCCCCTCAAGGACAATTCCCTCCCTCACAGGATGGCTCCTATCCTGGCCCTAGTCCACCAGGACCAGGCAACGAGGATGGAAAGAACTTCGGGGGCGGAGGGCCACCGCCTGggcctcagcagcagcaacagcagcagcagcagcaacagcttaACCTAAATCCCAATGGCCCCCCTCCTAATAATACCACTCCTGGCCCTCCTCCTAACTCTGGCCCACCACAGCCTGGGGGAGGCTTCCCTGGCCACCCTGACGTCCAGCAGCCCAATGCCAACACATCCGGTCAGCCTCCCTCAGCACCACCACAGCATAACCCCAACTCCTCTCCAACTGGTCCCCTGAATGGATCGGGCCAGCCCCAGCATCCACCACCCAATCAGCTCCAACCCCCCAGCAATACAAACACCCCCAATTCTAACAACTCtacgcagcagcagcaacaatcCACTCCACCTAACTCTGCCCCTGGCTCCACCCCTCACAGCCAGCAGAACAACACTCCTGGTGCTGGTGGTCCCATGTCAAATGCTGCTTCTAATTCAGGTCAGAACAGCATGACCAACAACAACGGAGGCAACACTCCTGGCAGCAACCCCAATCCCCCCTCTAACTCCACCTCGACCCCGAACACCCAGTCTCCCCTGCCCCCTGGCCCTGCCGCCCCCTCGACCGGGCCAGGTTCTGGCCCCGGAAAACCCGGGGGCCCGGGGATGGTATTTCCTTGCGGTCTCTGTATGGCAGAGGTGCATGACGACCAGGACGCCATCCTGTGCGAGGCATCGTGCCAACGCTGGTTCCACCGTGACTGCACAGGTCTGACAGAGCCAGCGTACGGGCTGCTGACTCGAGAGAGCGCCGCTGTTTGGGCCTGTGACTTCTGCATCAAGACAAAGGACATCCAGGCTGTGTTTGTGCGCCAGGGATTAGGCCAGCTGGTGGCAGCTAATGAGAGTTGA
- the pygo2 gene encoding pygopus homolog 2 isoform X2 encodes MKSPEKKKARKSTTQAAGFSHLTEFAPPPTPMVDHLVASNPFDDDFGPPSRPSGAGGPGGAPFLPSPGAGGGGGYGGGGRMSVGMGFMGGPAGPGGGQPGRRPPFGPPANAGPHHQLGFGGMPGFGGGGGSGSGGGGGGGGGFPPGGPSQFNIPPNFSPPMHPGPGFNPMLSPGAMGGPGGGGPPHPRFGMPPQQQHGQGGHPFNSPPLPGGGGPRGPPHGPMPPMGGMGPGPGMNMMSGMGGGPGGNMVGGLPGMPPQGQFPPSQDGSYPGPSPPGPGNEDGKNFGGGGPPPGPQQQQQQQQQQQLNLNPNGPPPNNTTPGPPPNSGPPQPGGGFPGHPDVQQPNANTSGQPPSAPPQHNPNSSPTGPLNGSGQPQHPPPNQLQPPSNTNTPNSNNSTQQQQQSTPPNSAPGSTPHSQQNNTPGAGGPMSNAASNSGQNSMTNNNGGNTPGSNPNPPSNSTSTPNTQSPLPPGPAAPSTGPGSGPGKPGGPGMVFPCGLCMAEVHDDQDAILCEASCQRWFHRDCTGLTEPAYGLLTRESAAVWACDFCIKTKDIQAVFVRQGLGQLVAANES; translated from the exons ATGAAGAGCCCGGAGAAGAAGAAGGCGAGGAAATCTACGACACAG GCGGCAGGGTTCTCTCACCTCACTGAGTTTGCACCTCCTCCGACCCCCATGGTGGACCACCTGGTCGCCTCCAACCCCTTCGACGATGACTTTGGGCCCCCGTCTCGACCTAGTGGGGCAGGTGGACCAGGTGGAGCTCCATTTCTTCCAAGTCCAGGTGCAGGCGGAGGAGGTGGGTATGGAGGAGGTGGAAGAATGAGCGTAGGCATGGGCTTCATGGGAGGCCCGGCAGGACCAGGCGGCGGCCAGCCTGGGCGGAGGCCACCATTCGGCCCTCCAGCTAACGCTGGACCTCACCACCAGCTAGGCTTTGGAGGAATGCCTGGCTTTGGGGGGGGCGGTGGGAGCGGcagtgggggaggaggaggaggaggtggtggattCCCCCCTGGTGGCCCTTCTCAGTTCAATATACCACCAAACTTCAGTCCACCCATGCACCCTGGACCAGGATTCAACCCCATGTTGTCTCCAGGAGCTATGGGAGGTCCCGGAGGAGGTGGGCCACCCCACCCTCGATTTGGTATgcctccacagcagcagcacggACAGGGTGGGCACCCATTCAACAGCCCCCCATTACCTGGTGGTGGAGGCCCCAGAGGGCCCCCACATGGGCCCATGCCTCCCATGGGTGGCATGGGGCCTGGTCCAGGGATGAACATGATGAGTGGCATGGGTGGTGGCCCCGGAGGCAACATGGTGGGAGGCTTACCAGGTATGCCCCCTCAAGGACAATTCCCTCCCTCACAGGATGGCTCCTATCCTGGCCCTAGTCCACCAGGACCAGGCAACGAGGATGGAAAGAACTTCGGGGGCGGAGGGCCACCGCCTGggcctcagcagcagcaacagcagcagcagcagcaacagcttaACCTAAATCCCAATGGCCCCCCTCCTAATAATACCACTCCTGGCCCTCCTCCTAACTCTGGCCCACCACAGCCTGGGGGAGGCTTCCCTGGCCACCCTGACGTCCAGCAGCCCAATGCCAACACATCCGGTCAGCCTCCCTCAGCACCACCACAGCATAACCCCAACTCCTCTCCAACTGGTCCCCTGAATGGATCGGGCCAGCCCCAGCATCCACCACCCAATCAGCTCCAACCCCCCAGCAATACAAACACCCCCAATTCTAACAACTCtacgcagcagcagcaacaatcCACTCCACCTAACTCTGCCCCTGGCTCCACCCCTCACAGCCAGCAGAACAACACTCCTGGTGCTGGTGGTCCCATGTCAAATGCTGCTTCTAATTCAGGTCAGAACAGCATGACCAACAACAACGGAGGCAACACTCCTGGCAGCAACCCCAATCCCCCCTCTAACTCCACCTCGACCCCGAACACCCAGTCTCCCCTGCCCCCTGGCCCTGCCGCCCCCTCGACCGGGCCAGGTTCTGGCCCCGGAAAACCCGGGGGCCCGGGGATGGTATTTCCTTGCGGTCTCTGTATGGCAGAGGTGCATGACGACCAGGACGCCATCCTGTGCGAGGCATCGTGCCAACGCTGGTTCCACCGTGACTGCACAGGTCTGACAGAGCCAGCGTACGGGCTGCTGACTCGAGAGAGCGCCGCTGTTTGGGCCTGTGACTTCTGCATCAAGACAAAGGACATCCAGGCTGTGTTTGTGCGCCAGGGATTAGGCCAGCTGGTGGCAGCTAATGAGAGTTGA